Below is a window of Chiloscyllium punctatum isolate Juve2018m chromosome 52, sChiPun1.3, whole genome shotgun sequence DNA.
tgtatATGTCtgcaagggtgtgtgtgggtgtctgtgtgcacgtctgtgtttatgcgtgtctgtgtgtatgtctgtataggagtgcctgtgtgtgtgtgtgagagtgtgtgtgtgtgtgtgtaggagtatctgtgtgtgcgtataATACAatagtggtcacctgtaatgtgacatgaacccagggtcctggttgaggccctccctatgaaGGGGAAAGACAAGtgaaaaagctctggtgttttcaataaagtaggccacatggaATCAGTATTAGTGGGTTCGGAAAAGCACTGAGACACCAGATGTAGGAAagcaggataagccagtgaattttgttgcagTGGTAACAGAGAGCACTGTAGAgactagaaagctgcaccagaatgtacaatcTGGTTGGAGGTTGTTtatggaggaagtgccagatcttcttaaaccattactgtgaaggtaaagtttactcgcataggccaggagcagcaggtaaagaggtagCAATATTCAGAGATATAAGTATCGTCTCAATCTGTGATGCTAAAAGATGAAGATATATGTAGCGCtcaaggactattgccagaaaaggtatgAGTAACTGGAATTCACATTGAAATAAGGAATGCTCATTTGTAagaagtgaggttagagtgtcaagtgaagaggggagaggggagaggggagaaatcATAGTAGGTGTACTGGACAAACTTTCAGCTCTGGGAATACAGCTTGTCCTTTTTAATGATGTTGCTGATTCACTGGTGGAAGTGCTGATTTTGGTTGAAAAGGCAATGGAAATTCAGGCAACTGGACTACTGCAGGACACACATCCTGGGAtgtttcctgactgtgtggtaacgaggtcataaagtcaccagttgaaacaggaaagtcaaagagtacagataagaaagttgaagggaaattagcagagaccctgtttgatcagacagttgagacaaaccaggaacagagatgacaaagcagacatctttagctcaggtcaattaactgagttacagcaaaaagatgaaaatttaaagcaattgtatcaaaaggcatacacaAAATGAACCCAAATGTATCCCTGACTGttattatcttaaaaatgatgtcttaatgaggaaatggagaacctcacattcaggcagatgagaaatgggcagacatTTATCAAGTTGTATTGTTAGTGGGTTATAGAAAGGACGTGTTGCGAGTATAGCACACGAACTACCTGTATAGATTGTATGTTTGAAATTCATGTTATTTAATTGTCATCTCGGTATGTGACAAGTATTCACTAAAGGATTAATTCTGTCCTTTTCAGTCACAGAAACTCCATGTAAATATGCTTCATCctggttggagaatttgagctgtgtgcagaggctgaacaggctggaactgttttccctggagagtgactttatagaagtttataaaatcataaggcgcATGGACAAGTGGTGGAACctgatacaattataacatttaaatggcatctgagTGAGTATAATGAGAAAGCCTTAAAACTTGCCCTTAAATACTTAGACTAAATGTAatgttgaattatagaacacaAGAAAATAAACAGGGCAGACAGGGAGGCATCAAGCCACAAAATGGGGAACCTAGGATGTGCAGAAGATAAAAAAAATCTGTtctcaccaagtgataacaggatgctgtaaAGCAATTAAGAATATTTGCCTTAACATCAATGAATCTAAGTAAAAAAAAGACACcgagtgataacattcacagttGTTAACTTATGAATTTAATGACATTGTTCAATTGTGATCTCGGAAACTTTGTGTCATGTCAGAAGCATGTCAAAAGCCTTGTAATAAATGGTCAGGTACTATCAATTATAATGGATTCTTTATGAATGATGATTTTGAGTAGCCATTACTGATTATGAAATACAAACTCTAAAATGTAATATTGAGaagcacttgttgggccaaagggcctgtttccatgctgtaaataatctaatctaatcttgaatTTACTTGGTGTTCCTACACACCACGACTGACCCACTGTCAATTCTAACTCATCAGATTtgtgcggcatggtggcacagtggttagcactgctgcctcactgtgccagagacccgggttcagttcccacctcaggcgactgtctgtgtggagtttgcacattctccccgtgtctgcatgggtttcctctgggtgctccagtttcctcccacagtccaaaaatgtgcaggtcaggtgaattggccatgcgaaattgcccgtagctaaggggtaaatgtaggggtatggttgggttgcgctttggcaggtcagtgtggacttgttgggccgaagggcccgtttccacactgtaagtaatctaatcttatcttcTGTCATCTTTGAATTTGAAACACAACTGTGAAAAGAAAGCATGTTTAATTTGAGACTAATGAATCATTTAAAATTtcacctttcagcctcagtcACAGAATGATTTTGTGCTTAAGATAAAAAGCAGGAGTCTGCTCCTAGCTTAAAAACTATTCTGAATctaacattgaagagattctgACACAATCTGTCAGGAAACCATTTTATCGTCAGTTTGCCCTCCTTGCTAAGATgccattttgtaaaacaatgATCTCTGATATGCGAGCTGTGCAAGGTTGCCTTATGACCTCTCCCACTTAGTTTAGACTGATACCTCTTTATGACAGGGACTTACTGCCAGAGGCAGTGACTTCGCTGGATTTGTTTTTCCCACCTGATGGATGGCTCAGGGCCTACAGGAGTGATCAGTTAAGCGCGCACAGACCTGTTAATTAACTTCTCTTCCTTACGAATTGTTGCCTTTCCATTGTCTATCTAACTAAGAACATGCAGTGCTTTTTGTAAAGTTTTGTAAAAAGGAAGCCTGTTTGAGAAAGAAGAGTGGAGTAGTCTGCGAGGGCTCTTAAAGGAAGAGCTGGTACCCTACTTTTCTAAGGTTATAGAACCTCAGCTAGCCGGATTTATAGGTGTCAATGTTATGTTGTAACACTGATACTACTGGTAAATAAAGGAGAAGGCTAAAGTTAAACCAAACTGTTTGTAAGAGGTTTTTATTCCAGACTACCAAAGTGTATGATCTCCAGGACGAACCAAGAGAGGATTATAGATCTGAGTCCCCAAGGGATTCCCTGGACTGTCTCAAATCCGTACTTTAACAATATGAACacaaagggtttagagagagatgggctaagtgctgccaaatgggaccagattaggttaggatatctggtcggcatggacaagttggaccgaagggtctgtttacatactgtacatctctatgactcgacgaTTCTCCGGTAACTCTTGCCCTGTCAGTGAGCACAgtttccctccatctctgtccttcaacctttcttcacggATGGTTGTTGAAACAATGCAACAATGTGGCCTATTTGTCTATCTTCATTGTAACTTTGAAGATGCTCTTAATAATTGCAGATTTTAATGTAGTTCCTGAATGTCTATTTTGGATGAGGATTCAGTTTATCTATCTCCAACATTGGTGTGTAAACGTCAATGGGCTACATACCTTCTGTTTGTTAGAGGCAGCTGGTCACTCTTTGCTTTGAACTGAGGAAGTATTACAGTGTCTTCGTCCCTCAGGTGTTTTTCTGGAGGAAGACACAGGAACACCACCTGTAAATCAACATGAGGCTAGTCTGGCAATATTGAACTGATCATTGTCACATTCATTGCTGCTCTCTGTCTGGGGATTTTTTGTTTTTCATGTGATTCGATACCagttgatttggagatgttggtgttggactggagtgcacAACGTTACACAtcaagtgcttccaaacaaattgttggacgagaacctggtgttgggtgatttttattTTGACATCAGTTGAGTGAAATCCAGAAACTGAGCAACAAATGCACAGCACCATGAATGGGAGTACTCAACCACCAGGATGCTTACACAGTTTAACATCCGACTCCCCAATTACCTGTTAGATATAGGAAAAACGGCGCTATAGCTAATGTTTTTACCAAGACCCCAGTGTATGTCCTTTTACAAGAGTATCCCATTCCTACAGTTGGTCCACACTACCGCAAGAAAGAGCGGGAAACAGATTGAAAGTAAAACAGTGTTGAGAGGATTGTAAACCACAAGACCAACCCACAGCAGCTTcttcccgctctccctccctcagcaggcccacacacagcccgagaaaggcctctctcttcccccccagccCGCTCACTCCAAGTTCCGGGACCAGTTCCTGCTCCGCTCGGCCTCTTACAAACAGCCCCCGATTCTCCCTGAACTCACCCCCGAATCAATCCCGGTCTCGGAGTCCCCTCTGTGTCCCAGGCTCCCATCCCGATGTGCTGCTGGAAGGAGCCTGCTGTTCCCTCCCTTCCCTGGGCGCTGATCTCTCCATTGCGGTCTGTTTCAAACAAACCTCTTGTACTCACTGAGTAAATGCTCCTCAATGGCAGCGCTGGGGGAGGGCCTTACGCATGCGCTCCTCTAGTCAGGAAGAGTCAGCTTtggggagaaaagttaaaaatcacacaacaccaggttatagtccaacaggttgaattggaagcacactagcttccggagcgacgctccttcatcagatggtagtggagggctcaatcctaacacagactttatagcaaaaatttacagtgtgatggagcTGACATGATACAGtgaaaaattaattgtctgttatgcctttcatctgttagaatatgaTGATAGTtgcacttctttcatgtgtaaatcacaaacctttttttaaaaagttgtattctccggttagctgttaacaatggtgatagctacacaatatgttgaaggtgttagccccgtattctctgtctatgccatgatatttagattgattctaatctaaaaagtgagataacggagttttacaggaattcatgcagttttagagctcagaattctacatgactgcatgcagtttttgagtaaggTACAAtttaaccctgaaagtacaaatttaccccacaaaatatgtgtgtgcatgtgggtctttttctatgtgtgtgtctgtctgggttgggggttgtgagagtgagaaagtgtatgtgtgtagtgagtgcagagtgtcttaaatctgtgagggggtgcatgtgtgagtgtgggagtgtatatgtctgtcagggtgtgtgtcagtgtctgtgtgcacgtctgtgtatatgtgtgtctgtgtgtatgtctgtataggagtgcctatgtgtgtgtgtgtgtgtgtaggagtatctgtgtgcgtgtataataaaatggtggtcacctgtaatgtgacatgaacccagggtcgcagttgaggccctccctatgggtagcGAACCTAGCTACCAGCCTCTGCTTAACCAcgtttcactgctgcctgtccccaagttcaccttggaggatggtcacccgaaggtccaaggacGAATGTCCTtggccactgaagtgttctccaactgggagggaaccctcctgtctgttgattgttgtgcggtgcccattcacccattgtcgtagcctttgctcggtttccccaatgtaccacgcctccgggcatccttgcctgcaacgtataagatagactaatgttggctgagtcacatgagtacctgccactaacaaggtgggaggtgtccccacgcgtaatggtggtatctatgtccacactctgacaggtTTTGCAGCGTCTACCATGACACGGTTGTATGGacttgtcctgagagccgggccaCTTGTTACAAACAAcaatctgtttaaggtttggcggttgtttaaaggcacgtagtggaggtgtggtgaatgtcttggtgaggtgctcatcctcattgataatttGTTGCAGGTCACgcagaacatggcatagtttttcagttcctgggaaatactgaacaacgaagggtaccctgtcggttgcagcacgtgtctgtctcctgaggaggtcattacggttccttgctctGGCATGTCGAAACTGGCGGTTGATGAGTTGGgaatcgtaccccgttcttgtgagggcatccctgagtacttccaggtgtctgtcacgttcctcctcatctgagcagattcAATGTAcgcatagggcttgtccatacgggatggctgttttaatatgttttgggtggaagctggagaagtgtagcattgtgaggttgtctgtgggtttgcggtagagtgtggtgctgaggtgtccatccttgatggagatgcatgtgtctaAGAATGAGACTGATAGCCGAGAGTAGTCCacggtgagtttgatggtggggatgaaacttgttgatatcactgtgtagttttatcagtgattcctcgccatgggtccagaggaagaaaatgttgtcaatgtacctggtgtacaattttggttggagatcctgcatagagaagaagtcttgttcgaacctgtgcataaaaatgttgtcaTATTGGGGTACAAATTTGATCCcaatggctgttccatgtgtctgggtgaagaattgcttgtcaaaggtgaagatgttGTGATTGAgcataaagcggatgagttgtaggatggtgtttggagattggcagttgttggtgctGAGTACTAAAGCTGTTGCCGCAATGCCATCATTgcgggggatgctggtgtagagtgcggaaacgtccattgttccactggtccatgggtgctgagtttctgtaagaaatctgtagtgtcatgacagaagctggaaatcccatgtacaataggtttcaagatgccttccacacAACTAGAGAGATTCTCACATAGAGTCCCATTGCCCGACACAATGGGACGttctggtgtgttggctttgtgtacctttggaagtcgcctacacgagaagtacgtgggatgagggcgtgtagggaactctgaaggattggatccaaagttctgatcagtgtgtttaattcacgggtgtgttctttggtcggatcagctggtagttgcctgtagtttTCCTGGTTattcagttgtcggtacacttccttgcagtgatctgttctattctgaaggACAATGGCGCCTTCTTTATCcactggtttgatgacaatgttgtgattgtttTTGAGAGTCTGGATGACATTGTGTTGTGAAgcggtgatgttttgctctaccttgtgggtacagctgatgaatctggcatttatatatttcctgacggtTTGAGCATACAAGCCCAGGACAAGCGGCCCTCTGGTTGGGTCCAAGTTGacaccttctttggtcgctcctctCCAGATCCCTGTGATGACAGTTCGAGGTCATCAGTGGGCTCATTGATGATCACTGCTGGCACCTTGAAGGAATTCCCGGAGTCTCATTCGTCTGATGAACTCCTCTGGGTCTGCTGCCAGAACCAACGGGTCCATTTTGGCGGTGGGGCAGAATTTGAGACCCCGACTTAGGACTTCAATCTCTTCGGGTCTAAGGGTGTGGTCCGATTAGTTAATAATAGACTTCCCCGCAGTGATTATGTTGTCTACTGTGGTTCCAGAGTGGGCTTTGCTCTTCCTGGTGAGAATCCAGTTTTTTGCTCTTGGCGTGCATGTACGTCGTGTTATTTTGTCGCCTTGTCTGACAATGTTGGGGAGAAGAAGTTCAGTCCCAGATACAGTTGGGGCGGGACTGAGCTGGAGGCGGAGCTGGATTTCAAAGCCATTTCCCTGCTCTGTCTGTCACTCAGTTTCCTCTCCGGAcccgcctctcactctctgtcagctTTTTCTCAGTCAGGTCGGGCCGGGCTGTATAAAAAAGGAAGTGGCGGCAGCTCGGCTCTTATTCGGCAGCGGTTGGAGTGAAGAAGCGTGATGTCTGGAAGAGGTAAAGGAGGCAAAGGCCTGGGAAAAGGCGGAGCGAAACGGCACCGCAAAGTGCTCCGTGATAACATCCAGGGCATCACCAAACCAGCCATCCGGCGCCTGGCTCGCCGTGGCGGGGTCAAGCGCATCTCGGGTTTGATCTACGAGGAGATCCGCGGGGTGCTGAAGGTTTTCCTGGAGAATGTGATCAGGGATGCGGTCACCTACACTGAGCACGCCAAGCGCAAGACGGTCACCGCCATGGATGTGGTGTACGCTCTGAAACGCCAGGGCCGCACTCTCTATGGATTCGGCGGCTGA
It encodes the following:
- the LOC140470559 gene encoding histone H4-like — protein: MSGRGKGGKGLGKGGAKRHRKVLRDNIQGITKPAIRRLARRGGVKRISGLIYEEIRGVLKVFLENVIRDAVTYTEHAKRKTVTAMDVVYALKRQGRTLYGFGG